From the Nematostella vectensis chromosome 7, jaNemVect1.1, whole genome shotgun sequence genome, the window CAACCCTCGGGACCAAGCCACAACCCTCGGGACCAAGCCACAACCCTCGGGACCAAGCCAAAACCCTCGGGACCAAGCCACAACCCTGGGGACCAAGCCACAACCCTGGGGACCAAGCCACAACCCTCGGGACCAAGCCAAAACCCTCGGGACCAAGCCACAAACCTGGGGACCAAGCCACAACCCTGGGGACCAAGGCACAATCCTCGGGACCAAGCCACAACCCTGGGGGCCAAGCCACAACCCTCGAGACCAAGCAACAACCCTGGGGGCCAAGCCACAACCCTCGGGACCAAGCCACAACCCTCGGGACCAAGTCACAACCCTCGGGACCAAGCCAAAACATTGGGGACCAAGCCACAACCCTCGGGACCAAGCCAAAACCCTCGGGACCAAGCCACAACCCTGGGGACCAAGCCACAACCCTGGGGACCAAGCCGAAACCCTGGGGACCAAGCCAAAACCCTGGGGACCAAGCCAAAACCCTCGGGACCAACAACCCTCGGGACCAAGCCACAACCCTCGGGACCAAGCCACAACCCTCGGGACCAACAAAAACCCTGGGGACCAAGCCAGAACCCTCGGGACCAAGCCACAACCCTGGGGAAAAAACAAGGAATAACATATTTGGGACTTGAAAATATCGATTATGGCCACTATATATGAAGTTATATTAAAAAGTGTTTGTGTAACCAATATTTCGCGATTTCGGAAAGTGGCCGGTATATAGAGGTGCCACTGTACTTTCATATAGCAAAGACAACTGACCTCTTTTCCAGCCGAGTCCAGTCCTGTCGAATATAGTTCCTGCACATAATGGCATCTTAAGGGATCTGCATCAACTTCCAATTGGTCGGCAAGTGCAAGCACCACTTTTAACCAATCAGTGCTTTCGGGGTGGGCGGGACTTGTGCCAGTCATCTGCTTTGATGCTTGTGCAGATGTCAGCATTGACATTGCTTTACAAAGGAACTAAAAAtatgataacaataatatttattaCTACAATGAGCACTTAAAAAGGAGGATAAATTCCATTTACAGATGATAAGTACCTTTTTTCTGGACTGCAAAATGGTTTCATCTGTTGCTCCACTTGGAATAGGAGGATTCGAACTGAGATCTTTCAGGAATGCTCCTTTTGTCTATGCAAATACATGTGAGAACCGTAAATTCACGCGTGCACGCTCCCGCCTAGTGATTTTTCCCGCTCTTACTCTTGAATATCTAGCCTAGCATTCTTCTAAATTTTGTCGCTATAAGTATTACATCTCACGCACATTTGGGGTTTGAAGCAAAGAAAGGGGCTCAAAACAAGCACACAGGCAAACGAAGAGGGTGTGTTTGATGTTCACTGTCATTAATGCACCGGCAACCTTATTGACTAAGTCACACACGCCTTACCGTCGAATCAAAAAGTGTCAGTGGTCGCACGCTCTTCAACTCCAGCCCCATGATGAGCCACATCACGGACACCAGCGTAATATGGAGCCTCACCAGAGGGACGTAACTGGTGGGCTGATCCAGTGCCTCCTCAAGCATCGAAAGGGGCGCACTACAGCAGAACAAAACAATCGCATGTAAACAAAGTATAACAGcagaacaaaacaacaacaggaaGAAATTAAGAAAAGAACGAAGGAAAGCATGCCTTGAATTTCTCGTCCAGAAGTCTTCCATTTTAAGAACAAGAACTTCTGCCTCTGACATGTCGATCTGTTGACATCCAAGTCAAGAATGACAGCCTATTCAATACTAAAAACTCCGAGACATTTTTCACAtccacagggtgaccatgatCCACAGGGTGACCAAGATCCACAGGGGTCCATACCTGCGCGAGAAGCTCCAGCAGTTGCTTGACGACCAAGAGGAACTGCTCCAGGGCCTCGCAACTCATCTCAACGGTCTAAAAGGCAAATTCTGCTGTAAAAACACATCAATGTCACAGTATCGGAACTCATCTCCGATGTCTACAGGGCCGTACAAAAGGCGCCGGCATCAGCCAGTACTGCTGGTGGACCTTTCACACGAACATCTTCACGTACCCATGGAAAATTGTGTACAAGCAGCGCCATCATTGCAAGGCCAGAAATATTGACTGTTTCAACCAACAATGCTTGCGCTGGCTTGAATGGGTCGAACCACAAATGCTTATCACTACTTTGTACAGTGAGTAGCTCTACTAAACGGCGAATAAAGGATTGCATGGTTTAGGATTCCTTTAGGTTCCTCTTACCTTCCGGCATAACCTGTCCTTCGGTGCTTTGCCGACCTAAAGAGCGTAAGAGAAGGTGGGGTAGATTTGTATGAGAACAAATTGGCGTAAAATGCCTTTTGGCAAGGGTGGAACAAAATGGATGTCATTACGATGAATTTTCTAATATCTTGAGTATTAGAACCATACCTTTTCCATAAGAACAACAACTGAGGATATTTTATCTTTGAAGTACGTTTTCCAAAGTAGAAATGCCAGCCCTAAATAGATGGAAAGGCCAGTAAGTGGGTggctaaatatatttttttctacttatttttatttaatatagGGTCCTTTCTCACCATGCTGTAAACCAATACAGTGGATATGTCGGAGATGATCCAGTGCGGACACCAACTTGTCAGTTTGCTAGGATTCAATGAAATCTCTATTAgcagaaattaaaaaaacacaagtatTTAGACCATTATACAACTACAGTGCTACTTGCCCTCTTACTTGTTAATCGGTGTTACGcgcgctctcattggttgataACCTACGGTGCCACGCGCGCTCTCATTGGTTAATAAGTGGGGCATTTTGtgatggcctttttttttaagacgCTATTGTCCTTGTTCGTTTAGGTCGTATGGCAACTTATGGGCCTCGAATCGGGTCCATATACAACCAAACAGGGTATTTCGGCCTGCTAAGTTCCACTTGCTGTGCTCACTGGCAGATAATTATGAATAATAGCTGAAACACTGAAAGAGGGGAGGATGTTGCGGAGACGGCTCTTTAATTGGTCATCCAAAAGGAGGGAAAGGGTTTCCgaaaaaaatggatttgaAAAATGTTAGGGGTTGTGAGAAAGAAGGGTTAGGTACAAAATCCGACAAagtgggagattccatttttACACCCAATAAGATAACACTCCAAATCCTCTGATTTATCTTCCGTATTTCTAATATTATTGTTACACAAACGAGAGGCAAAATTATCTTTCTCGCAAATTGGTAACATCCAAAAAATCAAACTTCTTGGTAATTAGACGTTATATTTAACATTACTCTTGGGTAGAGGTTGTCAAACAGTCATTACCTCTTTATCCGCTGACCACTGCAGGGCGCACTCTtgaacacaggaagcccacaGTATGTCTTGGTGTAAACTATGCGGGAATCGTGCGCGTATGTCTCTAAGTCCTGTGACAGAAACATGAAACAATACTCAAGAACTGTAGCGGTAGTTTCTTTTTCAGGCCGTTCATCCAtctctacccctcccccaggtGTTTCTTTCCCACATCTCTCCCTTCGTTATATTATGTACCTTCCACCATTTTCTCTACTGGCTCTATGAGCTCTATGGGGTCTATATCCCTTCCTCCTCCTTCCCCTGTCATATCACGATCGGTTCTTCCTCTACTGGCTCTATGGGGTCTCTAtcccttccccctccttcCCCTGTTATATCACGATCGGTTCTTCCTCTACTGGCTCTATGGGGCCTATATCTCTTCCTCCTTCCGCCGGTTATATCACGATCGGTTCTTTCTCTACTGGCTCTATGGGGTCTCTatccctcctcctccttccccTGTCATATCACGATCGGTTCTTCCTCTACTGGCTCTATGGGGTCTCTATCCCTTCCTCCTCCTTCCCCTGTCATATCACAATCGGTTCTTCCTCTACTGGCTCTATGGGTTCTCTATCCCTTCCTCCTCCTTCCCCATGTCATATCACGACCGGTTCTTCCTCTACTGGCTCTATGGGGTCTctatccctccccctccttcccCTGTCATATCACAATCGGTTCTTCCTCTACTGGCTCTTTGGGGCCTATAtcccttccccctccttcCCCTGTCATATCACAATCGGTTCTTCCTCTACTGGCTCTATGGGGTCTCTAtcccttccccctccttcCCCTGTCATATCACAATCGGTTCTTCCTCTACTGGCTCTATGGGGTCACTAtcccttccccctccttcCCCTGTCATATCACGATCGGTTCTTCCTCTACTGGCTCTATGGGGTCTctatccctccccctccttcccCTGTCATATCACAATCGGTTCTTCCTCTACTGGCTCTATGGGGTATctatccctccccctccttcccCTGTTATATCACGATCGGTTCTTCCTCTACTGGCTCTATGGGGTATctatccctccccctccttcccCTGTTATATCACGACCGGTTCTTCCTCTACTGGCTCTATGGGGTCTCTatccctcctcctccttccccTGTCATATCACGACCGGTTCTTCCTCTACTGGCTCTATGGGGTCTctatccctccccctccttcccCTGTCATATCACAATCGGTTCTTCCTCTACTGGCTCTTTGGGGCCTATAtcccttccccctccttcCCCTGTCATATCACAATCGGTTCTTCCTCTACTGGCTCTATGGGGTCTCTAtcccttccccctccttcCCCTGTCATATCACAATCGGTTCTTCCTCTACTGGCTCTATGGGGTCACTAtcccttccccctccttcCCCTGTCATATCACGATCGGTTCTTCCTCTACTGGCTCTATGGGGTCTctatccctccccctccttcccCTGTCATATCACAATCGGTTCTTCCTCTACTGGCTCTATGGGGTATctatccctccccctccttcccCTGTTATATCACGATCGGTTCTTCCTCTACTGGCTCTATGGGGTCTCTATCCCTTACCACTCCTGCCCCTGTCATATCACAATCGGTTCTTCCTCTACTGGCTCTATGGGGTCTatatccctccccctccttcccCTGTCATATCACAATCGGTTCTTCCTCTACTGGCTCTATGGGGTCTCTAtcccttccccctccttcCCCTGTTATATCACGATCGGTTCTTCCTTTACTGGCTCTATGGGGTCTATATCCCTTCCTCCTTCCCCTGTTATACCACGATCGGTTCTTCCTCTACTGGCTCTATGGGGTCTCTAtcccttccccctccttcCCCTGTCATATCACAATCGGTTCTTCCTCTACTGGCTCTATGGGGTCTCTATCCCTTCCTCCTTCCCCTGTTATACCACGACCGGTTCTTCCTCTACTGGCTCTATGGGGTCTCTATCTCTTCCCCCTCCTTCCCCTGTCATATCACGATCGGTTCTTCCTCTACTGACTCTATGGGGTCTctatccctccccctccttcccCATGTCATATCACGACCGGTTCTTCCTCTACTGGCTCTATGGGGTCTctatccctccccctccttcccCTGTTATATCACGATCGGTTCTTTCTCTACTGGCTCTATGGGGTCTATATCCCTTCCTCCTTCCCCTGTTATACCACGATCGGTTCTTCCTCTACTGGCTCTATGGGGTCTatatccctccccctccttcccCTGTCATATCACAATCGGTTCTTCCTCTACTGGCTCTATGGGGTCTCTAtcccttccccctccttcCCCTGTCATATCACGATCGGTTCTTCCTCTACTGGCTCTATGGGGTCTCTATCCCTTCCTCCTTCCCCTGTTATACCACGACCGGTTCTTCCTCTACTGGCTCTATGGGGTCTCTATCTCTTCCCCCTCCTTCCCCTGTCATATCACGATCGGTTCTTCCTCTACTGACTCTATGGGGTCTctatccctccccctccttcccCTGTTATATCACGATCGGTTCTTCCTCTACTGGCTCTTTGGGGCCTATATCCCTTCCTCCTTCCGCCGGTTATATCACGATCGGTTTTTTCTCTACTGGCTCTATGGGGTCTCTATCCCTTTCCCCTCCTTCCCCTGTCATATCACGATCGGTTCTTCCTCTACTGGCTCTATGGGGTCTATATCCCTTCCTCTTTCCCCTGTCATATCATGATCGGTTCTTCCTCTACTGACTTTCTTTTTCAGACAGATCATCCTCTTCCTCCGCTCACTTTATCTTCTCCCTCTCCTCTCCCACCCCCTGTGGGGTCTATATCCCTCCTTACCCGCTCCCCTCACCCCCTGGGGGGCCTCTATATCACGGTACATCCCAGCTCTTCATCTACTGGCTCCTCTAATTCGGTTTCCTCTTCAGGTGGATTATCCTCTTCGTTTCCTCCAAACCCCGTTGAGGTCTATCTCTTCTCTCCATCCCCTCTTCCCCTGTTATATCACTGTACATTCAAGCTCTTCGTCTACTGGCTCCTCAAACTCGGTTTCCTCTTCAGGTGCATTGTCCACTTCTAATCCCCTGTGGGGtcttccccctccctcccctggTTATATCAAGATACCTTCTAACTCTTCCATCCCTTGCTCCTCCACTTCAACTTCCTCTTCAGGCCGATCATCCTCTTCAACCTCTTCTTCCCCTTCCTCCCCCTCTTGGGTCTCTATCGAACTAGGTCCCATTCTTTTTTGGTGACCGAGGAGTTGCGGTGAgacaccataccacaccaggGTTCGTGCAAGAATGCGTGACGCTCCACCGTGACCACCATTCAGTAGACCTGACCAGAAGTGAAAGGAGGGAATACACGTTAGCAGCAAACACGTGGGAGAGACCTTGAAcaaatcacgccgccattatacgctcccgcacaatattgagtcacacaaagcatccctTTCCATCGGCTAAATCAAGCGAGTAATTGGTATATAATAATTTGTCTTTACTAACTTCCACTAGTTATACTGGTGCGGAGGGCACAACAGAGCTAAGCTCAACATTACGTGGCCCCTTGTGTGTATTGTCATgcattgtaagcactgtcactgggtgtggtcactgccagagggtttattgcgtccccagtggttcttttacgtcccttcggttcaggttaatgtagtgcagcttgaagagacgggacctgttcttatccgagaagactggaaacgcaggaaaataacttcaactcCCTCGTAACACAAATTAAAATCAAGGCATCAACTCGGAAAAAATCTCCAGTCAGAACTAGGATTCGAACCTAGGcaacagcggtgagaggccgacgcgctaacacaggtcacccgtgcttccaatcatcaataaagtatcagacttcaattgggatggctttttttttctcacataTAGACCATTCAAATGCGCATAACGCTATTGCAAACACTTATCAAACATACCTTGTACTGACAGGTCATTGCTGACTAAATGACTCGTTGGTTCTTGTCCCACAATGTTTGGTAACCGAGCCAGGTATGTTTTTAACATGACCAGGTCGCTAAGCTGGCACAAAAGAAGGTTCCAGCATTCCATTTCTACGGAGATTGATACCCAGTCTGCCGCGGCAAGATCAGAGCTTTCTTTCTCTACCTCGGCGCCCTGCGAGATAACCAATCAAAAGTTAGATCAGTCAGTCGGACCGGCAATCATGCAAAGAGCCCGCGGGAGGCAAGCGTGCTGGAGTCTATTAGCACACGACGACAGGGTAGTAGCTCAGATTACACAATGTAAACACAAGAGTGTGTCGAAAAACAACGCACATCCCAAGTCAAGTCAATTTAGAGAGGATTTCGTGGTTTTATCACCAAATTTTAGTAAATTATATACCTTCTGCCCTTATGCTGTTCACACAGGCAAAGAAAAGAGCTGAGTGTCACACACATTTAGCCAGGTCTACCAGCATACTACCAAAATGTTTCTAGGCAACAATTTTacgtcccccctcccccccaaaaagtTTGCTCTCATTCTGTTACCTGGACTTTAATTGCAGCAGTGTTCATCCCCAGGCTCACACTCCTACACACGGCCGCGAGGGCCAGGGCTCTAGCCACAGATACAGACTGCTGAAGCGTGCTACGCACTCGCTGCCACCAGGGTGAGACCGAATTATCCACAGCCTTGATCTCCTCGCAGAACACACCACCTTAAGAACAAGTAATCATAAAGCATGCACCGCGTAAGAACAAGTTATAATGAAGCATGCACCGCCTAAAGAACGAGTGATCAAAAGGCATGTAATGTTCTTCTGTACCAGTAATCGAGCTGATGATTGAGACGATTGAGTGCAAAGAGAAGAGTGTGTCCACAGTGTCCAGGCGATGATCAGGACTGTCCAGCCACAGGCAGACCAACAGGTCCTGGAACGAAAACAAGACAATGGGCCACAGGTAAACCAAACATGACCGACAGTCTAGATGACTGGTCTTATTCAAGAGGCTTATTTAAGAGGGTAAAGAGGATTCCCTATGGTCACTTCCGGTCAGGTGTTAACTAAGTGGTGGTCACGGTGCAGTGTCACGCATTCTTGCACCAGCCCTAGTGGCTTGGCGTCACTACATTAATAAACTTACCATTAAGTGAGCAGGCTGTATTCTTGATGAGTCCAGCGGTAAGTTTAGTGACTCAGGCGAGCATGCGCCTAACAGGAAACCCTGAATAATATAAATAGCCACAAGATGTTGCCAGCCatggaaacaaaacaaaaatagaaaacagATAACAGAAGAGATGTTCTTAATAAACTATCAACATACCTCAAACAAAAACCTCGCTGGAAACAGAACAAAAAGGAGGgtcaaaaaaaatcaagatgcaaaagaaaatgtttttgtcaTTTACCTAAATGTAGGCTCATGTCAGCGGAAATCCCTTTGCGCACGATCACACCTTGACTACCAGAAGTCTCTGAGCCACTCGGCCCAGGCACATCGCTGTCAGGTTTGCTGCTCTTGTCAGCAGCGGGCTCAAAGCAGCTAAGGAATGTGGTCACGCTGAGGGTACTGCCTGCTGAGCCTGCGGTGGTTTGTGGTATATTACGCCAATAGACGTTGAGCAGTTCCAGGATCTCCATGGTCTCGGATTTGGTGATTCCAAGAAGCTGCGCAAGAGCCTGTacacaaaataagaaaatgagGTTGTTTTTAAGAGGTGTCAGGGTGTTATTGGTCTAGTGGGACGGCATTCTGCCACGCGTTCTGTATGCTAGTAGTTTGTCGTGCAGGATATGTGAGAAAAGCTCGTTCAGCTACGGGAGGTGCTGGATTAAACATCACAGGGCGTAAAAAAAGCAGAGACGGTCTAGGGGACCACAGCGGAACGTCAATACTATAATAAATTTGGTGGTCTTTCATCTCTCTGTATGGGTTTGCAACTATACACTTAAACAAAAACTTATTCTTTAAAACTTTTTCCAAAGCGTTCAAATTAAAAAACCCTGGCATACTGTGGGATTCCAGCAAAGATCAATACTTCCACAAAATTTCAAACGTTTCATTCAATGCCATAAAATGTGCACCACTGGGAAACGACACATGCAAAAACACGtcgaacagaaaaaaaaaaacaaagtaagCTGATCAAAGCTTCCCTTACCCTATGCATAAAAATGAACATATCAAAGTTCCCTTACAAGCTCTTTGTTCTTGCCGACGACTGGTTTCTCCGCGTTCTCTAGATCTACAAGAGCCCGTATGGAGGCGTGTGTTTGTAGCAGTCTTTTCTGCACTAGACAAAACCTGCGTAAATTCTCAGTCTCGTCTGGCCCGACTTCTTCCTCTTCTGCTGACTTTAGGCCTGCGAGAAACATTTTTCTTCAATTTCTAACTTTTATCACTTAATAATCACAACCTTCGTCTGTTTTGTGGTTTATTACATTATCATAGAATTTTAAAGTCCTTAAAAAAACTTCCACTTAAAGAGCGAGTGGCAAAGGTGACATGATAGTTTGTTTGAAAGCTGCGTGTTCCGAACTGTCATTTGACAATtgccattttctttttttaatgtcaTAGAATTGGGGTGTATTGTTTCTCAAATTGTTTTACGCTGAGAAATATGACCAGGGGGTGACCGTCTTCTTACCGTTGTTATCGACAGCTTGGCTAACAGAGTCAACAGCTTTGAGCATGAGGGAGCATGGGCAGCCAACTGTTCCCAGCAGGCACTGCAAGCCTTGACGGAGGAGCTGCGGAGTGCGCATGTCCACGAAAATGTCGAGGAGCGGGACCTCAAGCTGCTCCATAACTTGGTTCACGTCACCTACAAATGTAAAGACTTATGATACCTTATGGATCACAGTTACAATTAATCGAATTTCGGGACTTCACCTTTAGCCAGCTACAGTATACTGTTTTCACAGCTTTTGTTGAATTTTGATGTGAATTCTTCTTGTTTAAAAATAGACacaacatcattatcaatatCTTTTCAGagggttcaaaataatataatgacgtcatccacAGGTTTACCGTCAGTAGACTTGATGCTGTCCATTATAACCGTCAGCTTCTTGAGCAGATGAAGGTCACGCACTCTTCGACTGTGCTTGTCactaaacaacaacaaacaaacagaagCAGAAATCAATGAATGCTTGCAATGATAGGTCAAATGTGACAAACGGACGTTGCGTTACCTGAGCGCGTAGTGGAATGGGACCGAGATAACCTTGAGCCTGCCGTCACCTTGGATCAGCGTACAGTTTAGGGTGTGCTGTGGGGGCGCCAATCCCTGACGAATCACGTGGCCAAGTCCCATGATTCCATGCCCTGCGTACAGTAGCCTAAAAGGAGTTGAAAGAATTAAAAGGAGTTGCAAATCCATTAAAGGATTTTGAGTCATTTTACCTTTAATTAGATTTTAGAAATGATTGTCTTCACTACTTTTTAAACAAGAACATGTTGACTTTTGAGTATTTAGTGATGCGCCTGTGAGAGGGGTTTAGTGATGCGCCTGAGTGGGTGGTTTCGTGATGCACCTGTGAGAGGGATATAGTATTGCGCCTGTGAGAGGGGTTTAGTGATGCGCCTGTGACACTAGTTTAGTTATGCGCCTGCGAGAGTGGTTTAGTGATGCGCCTGTGAGAGTGGTTCAGTGATGCGCCTGTGAGAGTGGTTCAGTGATGCGCCTGTGAGAGGGGTTTAGTGATGCGCCTGTGAGAGGGGTTTAGTGATGTGCCTGTGAGACTATTTTAGTGATGCGCCTGTGAGAGGGATATAGTGATGCGCCTGTGAGAGTGGTTTAGTGATGCGCCTGGGAGAGTGGTTTAGTGATGCGCCTGTAAGAGGGGTTTAGTGATGCGCCTGTGAGAGGGGTTTAGTGATGTGCCTATGAGAGTGGTTTAGTGATGCGCCTGGGAGAGTGGTTTAGTGATGCGCCTGTGAGAGGGGTTTAGTGATGTGCCTGTGAGAGGGGTTTAGTGATGTGCCTGTGAGAGGGGTTTAGTGATGCGCCTGTGAGAGGGGTTTAGTGATGTGCCTGTGAGAGGGGTTTAGTGATGCGCCTGTGAGACTGGTTTAGTGATGCGCCTGTAAGAGTGGTTTAGTGATGCGCCTGGGAGAGGGATATAGTGATGCGCCTGTGAGAGTGGTTTAGTGATGCGCCTGTGAGAGTGGTTTAGTGATGCGCCAGTGAGAGGGGTTTAGTATTGCGCCTGTGAGAGTGGTTTAGTGATGCGCCTGGGAGAGTGGTTTAGTGATGCGCCTGTGAGACTATTTTAGTGATGCGCCTGTGAGAGGGACATAGTGATGCGGCTGTGAGAGtggtttaataataataataataatgctcgTTTATTTCAACCGTTTGCAGTTCTTTTACAACTGAATTACCGGTAGGGTCAGCtaactacaaaatacattacaccatacataattcataataacattaaatcccCAGCATATTGCGCTGAGACGAATTTGGAAAAACGGTCCGTGCGACCCGGAACCACACTATGTGAGCGCTTAGATCTTAGGGAGTATGGCGAGTTGGAGGATATAAGTCTGCTTGACACTAGGGGGTATAAGACGCTCCCCtgtttgatattgcttatgaATTTTCTGCACACATTGTGACGCCGCGCCTCTAAAGAAGACAAGCATGCGCGTTCGAGGGCGTCCTCGTAGCTAAGGCCACTACCGAAAATTATTCCTAGAGATCTTTTTTGAATTCTTTCTAAGGCAGCACATAGGTATTGCGGAAGGTTGGAAAAGACAACGCAGGCATACTCTAAGATGGACCTTATAAGAGAACAGTACACAGACACTAAATCCCTTTCTGAGACACCACATGATTTTAGTTTTCTGAGTGCATAGAGACGACGGTTTGACTTTTTGATCACATAGTCACAGTGCGATGACCAACTAAGGTCCGAAGAGATATACACACCGAGAAGCTTGAAACTGGTGACTGACTCAATAACGGAACCGCCGACCGCTATTGGTTGGCACTGAGAACTATTGTACTGTTTAGTGATGCGCCTGGGAGAGTGGTTTAGTGATGCGCCTGTGAGAGGGGTTTAGTGATGCGCCTGTGAGAGGGGTTTAGTGATGCGCCTGTGAGAGGGGTTTAGTGATGCGCCTGTGAGAGGGGTTTAGTGATGTGCCTGTGAGAGGGGTTTAGTGATGTGCCTGTGAGACTATTTTAGTGATGCGCCTGTGAGACTGGTTTAGTAATGCGCCTGGGAGAGTGGTTTAGTGATGCGCCTGTGAGAGTGGTTTAGTGATGCGCCAGTGAGAGGGGTTTAGTATTGCGCCTGTGAGAGTGGTTTAGTGATGCGCCTGTGAGAGGGGTTTAGTGATGCGCCTGTAAGAGGGGTTTAGTGATGCGCCTGTGAGACTGGTTTAGTGATGCGCCTGTGAGACTATTTTAGTGATGCGCCTGTGAGAGGGGTTTAGTGATGCGCCTGTGAGAGTGGTTTAGTGATGCGCCTGTGAGACTGGTTTAGTGATGCGCCTGTAAAAGGGGTTTAGTGATGCGCCTGTGAGAGGGGTTTAGTGATGCGCCTGTGAGAGTGGTTTAGTGATGTGCCTGTGAGAGTGGTTTAGTGATGCGCCTGTGAGACTGGTTTAGTGATACGCCTGTGAGAGTGGTTTAGTGATGCTCCTGTGAGAGTGGTTTAGTGATGCGCCTGTGAGAGGGGTTTAGTGATGCGCCTGTGAGAGGGGTTTAGTGATGCGCCTGTGAGAGTGTTTAAGTGATGCGCCTGTGAGAGTGGTTTAGTGATGCGCCTGTG encodes:
- the LOC5507131 gene encoding rab3 GTPase-activating protein non-catalytic subunit, whose translation is MACCLSLFSCIQDVNRVVELLSESASENVKGLNETEEESSTVEAGWDVDPEQWGWSEDANEPESKTNLNSSWLQDCCISLSPSNDTLVIAKNDKAVFLASKWDKSADDPKNKYEVMWSGSLAVEDGECVNDILCIPLASQHKSSQGCPDWTCIIAGMTSGYMRIYLQNGSLMFSQLLHEDYVVRLKCRTWQPYRSFGKVEQVEELAILYPSALVIIDGFSLFQSLRACRNQLAKAQASGMQDLIQPPPLAYKKWRFDGQKHITDIASCGVVTQNMFDQLQTASFIGGYNAVIRTSAPAMSHYVASGADPFLAVYCAIEGSGPPLISDVAMAVASKLTSAVLSRLSAASGWLGWGSKPAAQPAEQTKLPKPKVEKGAKLAARFGLPDFPRRGTNITLAPNGKVAVTTDEFGRVMLLDVKKGIAIRMWKGYREAECGWIMVDEDDFTSHEPSTNEQHRTALFLVIYAAKRGILEIWRAEQGPRVAAFNIGKDCRLLYAGHGIMGLGHVIRQGLAPPQHTLNCTLIQGDGRLKVISVPFHYALSDKHSRRVRDLHLLKKLTVIMDSIKSTDGDVNQVMEQLEVPLLDIFVDMRTPQLLRQGLQCLLGTVGCPCSLMLKAVDSVSQAVDNNGLKSAEEEEVGPDETENLRRFCLVQKRLLQTHASIRALVDLENAEKPVVGKNKELALAQLLGITKSETMEILELLNVYWRNIPQTTAGSAGSTLSVTTFLSCFEPAADKSSKPDSDVPGPSGSETSGSQGVIVRKGISADMSLHLARFLFEGFLLGACSPESLNLPLDSSRIQPAHLMDLLVCLWLDSPDHRLDTVDTLFSLHSIVSIISSITGGVFCEEIKAVDNSVSPWWQRVRSTLQQSVSVARALALAAVCRSVSLGMNTAAIKVQGAEVEKESSDLAAADWVSISVEMECWNLLLCQLSDLVMLKTYLARLPNIVGQEPTSHLVSNDLSVQGLLNGGHGGASRILARTLVWYGVSPQLLGHQKRMGPSSIETQEGEEGEEEVEEDDRPEEEVEVEEQGMEELEGLRDIRARFPHSLHQDILWASCVQECALQWSADKEQTDKLVSALDHLRHIHCIGLQHGLAFLLWKTYFKDKISSVVVLMEKVGKAPKDRLCRKTVEMSCEALEQFLLVVKQLLELLAQIDMSEAEVLVLKMEDFWTRNSSAPLSMLEEALDQPTSYVPLVRLHITLVSVMWLIMGLELKSVRPLTLFDSTTKGAFLKDLSSNPPIPSGATDETILQSRKKFLCKAMSMLTSAQASKQMTGTSPAHPESTDWLKVVLALADQLEVDADPLRCHYVQELYSTGLDSAGKEVLMSVNDKQGLAGKLLVIVGQRLAHTLDSSESTTSVTQLSRLPTHISRWIKQQSPIKLACRDVPIQRTAELLSTILPLLPSGSNNCTLATELSEATQSLYR